One window of Oryza brachyantha chromosome 12, ObraRS2, whole genome shotgun sequence genomic DNA carries:
- the LOC102710831 gene encoding serine/threonine-protein kinase SAPK9, with translation MERGAAAGPLGMEMPIMHDGDRYELVKDIGSGNFGVARLMRNRASGELVAVKYIDRGEKIDENVQREIINHRSLRHPNIIRFKEVILTPTHLAIVMEYASGGELFERICSAGRFSEDEARFFFQQLISGVSYCHSMQVCHRDLKLENTLLDGSTTPRLKICDFGYSKSSVLHSQPKSTVGTPAYIAPEVLLKKEYDGKIADVWSCGVTLYVMLVGAYPFEDPEDPKNFRKTIQKILGVQYSIPDYVHISPECRDLITRIFVGNPSSRITMTEIKNHPWFMKNIPADLMDDGMVSNQYEEPDQPMQNMNEIMHILAEATIPAAGTRGINQFLTDSLDLDDDMEDMDSDLDLDIESSGEIVYAM, from the exons atggagaggggggcggcggcggggccgctGGGGATGGAGATGCCGATAAtgcacgacggcgaccggtACGAGCTGGTGAAGGACATCGGGTCGGGGAACTTCGGCGTCGCCCGCCTCATGCGCAACCGCGCCTCCGGcgagctcgtcgccgtcaaGTACATCGACCGCGGCGAGAAG ATCGACGAGAACGTGCAGAGGGAGATCATCAACCACAGGTCGCTGCGCCACCCCAACATCATCCGATTCAAGGAG gtTATTCTGACGCCGACGCATCTCGCAATCGTCATGGAGTACGCCTCCGGCGGGGAGCTCTTCGAGCGCATCTGCAGCGCCGGCCGCTTCAGCGAGGACGAG GCTCGTTTCTTTTTCCAGCAGCTGATATCTGGAGTTAGCTACTGCCATTCCATG CAAGTGTGCCATCGTGACTTAAAGCTCGAGAACACACTGCTAGATGGAAGTACTACTCCTCGTCTGAAGATTTGCGACTTTGGTTACTCAAAG TCATCAGTTCTTCATTCACAACCAAAATCAACAGTTGGAACTCCAGCATACATTGCTCCTGAAGTTTTGCTGAAGAAAGAATATGATGGAAAG ATTGCTGATGTGTGGTCATGTGGTGTGACACTCTACGTGATGTTGGTTGGTGCATACCCTTTCGAGGATCCTGAAGATCCTAAGAATTTCAGAAAGACAATTCAG AAAATATTGGGTGTTCAGTACTCAATTCCGGACTATGTCCACATATCTCCGGAGTGTCGCGATCTCATTACAAGGATTTTTGTCGGCAACCCATCTAGT AGGATCACCATGACTGAGATAAAGAACCACCCATGGTTCATGAAGAACATACCAGCTGACCTCATGGATGATGGCATGGTGAGCAATCAGTATGAAGAGCCTGACCAGCCGATGCAGAATATGAACGAGATCATGCATATACTGGCAGAAGCAACAATACCAGCAGCTGGCACCCGTGGAATCAACCAGTTTTTGACTGACAGCCTTGACCTTGACGACGACATGGAGGATATGGACTCAGACCTTGACCTTGACATAGAGAGCAGTGGAGAGATTGTATATGCCATGTAA
- the LOC102711114 gene encoding putative disease resistance protein At5g47280, translating into MEKLFEELASEAVKELLRAVRGTFFCRSTAERLRRNVEPLLPLVQHQHHHGGGGHRSAGELAELAAQLREALDLARRAAAAPRWNVYRTAQLARRMEAADRAIARWLSRHAPAHVLDGVRRLRDEADARIGRLERRVEEVAAAQAQAHLPPAMSLPCAPPPPPPPPKAMAMMPMDTLPSKAMAMGLEAPPPKGMPMEMEVEEDDGVVGSGVRVGKEKVKEMVMSGGGGWEAVGICGMGGSGKTTLAMEIFKDHKVRGYFNDRVFFETVSQSANLDTIKMKLWEQISGNLVLGAYNQIPEWQLKLGPRDRGPVLVILDDVWSLSQLEELIFKFPGCKTLVVSRFKFPSLVTRTYDMELLDEEAAFSVFCRAAFDQETVPQTADKKLVRQVAAECRGLPLALKVIGASLRDQPPKIWLSAKNRLSRGEAISDCHETKLMERMAASIECLSEKVRECFLDLGCFPEDKKIPLDVLINIWMEIHDLDEPDAFAILVELSNKNLLTLVNDAQNKAGDLYSSYHDFSVTQHDVLRDLALHMSGRDALNNRRQLVMPRREESLPKDWQRNKGIPFEAQIVSIHTGEMKESDWFQMSFPKAEVLILNFASTVYYLPPFIATMQNLKALVLINYGTVSATLDNLSAFTTLNDLRSLWLEKITLPPLPKTTIPLKNLRKISLVLCELTNSLRGSKMDLSMTFPRLSNLTIDHCVDLKELPSSVCEITSLESISISNCHDLTELPHELGKLHCLSILRVYACPALWRLPPSVCSLKRLKYLDISQCVNLTDLPEELGHLTSLEKIDMRECSRLRSLPRSSSSLKSLGHVVCDEETALLWREAEQVIPDLRVQVAEECYNLDWLVD; encoded by the exons ATGGAGAAGCTGTTCGAGGAGCTTGCGAGCGAGGCGGTGAAGGAGCTGCTGCGGGCGGTGAGGGGCACCTTCTTCTGCAGGTCCACGGCCGAGCGGCTGCGCCGGAACGTGgagccgctgctgccgctggtacagcaccagcaccaccaTGGTGGGGGCGGGCACCGGAGCGCCGGGGAGCTGGCGGAGCTCGCGGCGCAGCTGAGGGAGGCGCTGGACCTGGCGcggcgggccgccgccgcgccgcggtgGAACGTGTACCGCACCGCGCAGCTGGCGCGGCGGATGGAGGCGGCCGACCGCGCCATCGCGCGGTGGCTGTCGCGCCACGCGCCCGCGCACGTGCTCGACGGGGTGCGCCGCCTCCGTGACGAGGCCGACGCGCGCATCGGCCGCCTCGAGCGCCGCGTCGAGGaggtcgcggcggcgcaggcgcaggcgcacCTGCCGCCCGCCATGTCCCTCccctgcgcgccgccgccgccgccgccaccgcccaaGGCCATGGCGATGATGCCCATGGACACCCTTCCCTCCAAAGCCATGGCGATGGGGCTGGAAGCTCCACCGCCCAAGGGCATGCCAATGGAGATGGAGGTGGAAGAGGACGACGGCGTGGTCGGCAGCGGCGTCAGGGTGGGGAAAGAGAAGGTGAAGGAGATGGtgatgagcggcggcggcgggtgggagGCCGTCGGAATCTGCGGCAtgggcggcagcggcaagaCGACGCTCGCCATGGAGATCTTCAAGGATCACAAAGTCCGAG GCTACTTCAACGATAGGGTCTTCTTTGAGACTGTCTCGCAGTCTGCAAATTTGGACACTATCAAGATGAAGCTCTGGGAGCAGATAAGCGGAAACCTTGTGCTTGGCGCGTACAACCAGATCCCGGAATGGCAACTCAAGTTAGGTCCAAGGGACAGAGGACCTGTCCTTGTTATCCTTGATGATGTCTGGTCTCTCTCACAGCTGGAGGAGCTCATCTTCAAGTTCCCTGGGTGCAAGACTCTTGTTGTATCAAGGTTCAAGTTCCCCTCGTTGGTCACCCGGACTTATGATATGGAGTTGCTTGATGAGGAGGCTGCTTTTTCTGTCTTCTGCCGTGCTGCCTTCGATCAGGAGACCGTCCCTCAGACTGCTGACAAGAAATTGGTTAGGCAGGTTGCTGCAGAGTGCAGAGGCCTTCCTCTAGCCCTGAAGGTTATCGGTGCATCATTACGAGATCAGCCTCCTAAGATATGGTTGAGTGCAAAGAACCGGTTGTCGCGAGGAGAGGCTATATCCGACTGTCATGAGACCAAACTCATGGAGAGAATGGCTGCAAGCATCGAGTGCTTGTCAGAAAAGGTTAGGGAATGTTTCCTTGATCTGGGTTGCTTTCCAGAGGATAAGAAGATCCCACTAGATGTGTTGATCAATATATGGATGGAGATTCATGATCTTGATGAGCCAGACGCCTTCGCCATCTTGGTTGAGCTATCAAACAAGAATCTTCTTACCCTAGTTAATGATGCACA GAACAAAGCTGGCGATTTGTACAGCAGTTACCATGACTTCTCGGTTACACAACATGATGTCTTGAGGGATCTAGCGCTTCACATGAGTGGCCGTGATGCTCTGAACAACCGGAGGCAGCTGGTGATGCCGAGAAGAGAAGAATCACTACCGAAGGATTGGCAGAGGAATAAGGGCATTCCGTTCGAAGCTCAGATAGTTTCCATCCATACAG GTGAGATGAAAGAATCTGACTGGTTCCAGATGAGCTTCCCCAAAGCTGAAGTGCTTATCCTCAACTTCGCCTCAACTGTATACTACCTCCCACCGTTCATTGCAACCATGCAGAACTTGAAAGCCCTGGTGCTGATCAACTACGGCACCGTCAGCGCAACCCTTGATAACCTATCAGCCTTCACCACTCTCAATGACCTGAGGAGCCTCTGGCTTGAGAAGATTACCCTCCCACCGCTACCGAAAACCACGATCCCACTGAAGAACCTGCGCAAGATCTCCCTTGTTCTTTGTGAGCTGACCAACAGTCTAAGAGGATCAAAGATGGATCTCTCGATGACGTTCCCGCGCCTATCCAACCTCACCATTGACCACTGCGTAGATCTGAAGGAGCTACCATCTAGTGTATGTGAAATCACTTCACTAGAGAGCATCTCCATCTCAAACTGCCATGACCTCACAGAGCTTCCACATGAGCTGGGAAAGCTGCATTGCTTGAGCATCCTGAGGGTGTATGCCTGCCCGGCTCTGTGGAGGCTCCCGCCTTCGGTATGCAGCCTGAAGAGACTGAAATACCTCGACATCTCGCAGTGCGTGAACCTGACAGACCTCCCAGAAGAGCTTGGTCACCTGACAAGCCTGGAGAAGATCGACATGCGAGAATGCTCGCGCCTGAGGAGCCTTCCAAGGTCATCCTCGTCACTCAAGTCCCTTGGGCACGTCGTGTGCGACGAGGAGACGGCATTGCTGTGGAGGGAAGCTGAGCAGGTCATCCCAGACCTCCGGGTACAAGTAGCAGAGGAGTGTTATAACCTGGACTGGCTTGTAGACTGA